The following nucleotide sequence is from uncultured Draconibacterium sp..
TTCTAAATGCAGAAATATTACACATAATATAAATGCAATTGTTTTTAGTTGTTGGTTCATGTAATTGTTTTAAAAAAAATTATCCAAATTACGGGCACAGATTCCTCTCTGCATTCGGAATGACAATTTTATGGCTGCTTTCCTTCAACCAGCCCTATAACACATATCCTTAGTCATTCTAAGCGTAATACAATGAGGCGAAGAATCTCTTTCATATTACTTTTCTAACTGTTTATTTCACCCGCACCGTAAGTTCCTGCTCGCTTTGGTTACGCATCACCAACATTTTTACGTTTTCGGTGTAGTTATATTTTTTTAGAGCTCCGAAGAACTCTTTGACATTCTTTACTTTTTCGCCTTCGACCGCAAGTACCACATCTTTATTTTTCAACCCGTCGCCTTGTGCGGCGTAACTGCCGTTCCACATTTTCAGGATGATAACACCTTCAGCTGTATTTAAGCCATAAGCTGATTGTTCTTCTTTCGAATCGACACTTTTAATTTCGTTACGCAACCAGGAAACAACAGGACTCTGGTTCTCCTTTAATTCTTCTGCACTTTTCAGAACAGGAACCTTCGGTGTTTTCGCTAGCTTTTTTAAGTCAGGACTTGCAACACCAAATTCATCCATTGAGAAATTTTTAAACCCGAGTTTCAACGCAGGTGAATTTTCTTTTACACTAAAATCGAGCTTTTCTGGATTCACAAACATCGGATCACCAAAAGAACTATTGGCATCGATATTATATACCTGGGCTTTCATCAACGACTCTTCGTCGGGGAACAGGTTGTAATCCATTTCTTTCCCCCAGCTCAGCACATTTACATCTTTGTACGAATCGCGAACAATGTTGTGCACAAAAACATCAGCACAGTTGGCAAACCAAACGTGCGGATGCAAGGTGTTATTTACCATGATATTATTCTCAACAACCCGGTAAAAACCCTCACGCAGTTTAATTCCGCCATTTAAACACAAGTTGTTGTATATGTTGTAGTTTGTTGAGCCATCGTCGAGGTCGATATCCCAACCATGGTCGCAGCGGAAGCGGTTGTTGCGGATGATAGTGGTGTGAATGGCGTCCCAAAGCGGCATTTGCGGGTTGGCCATCGTCAGGCTGTCCATGATATTGCGGCGGGGATGCCAAAAACGATCGCGCCCCCAGGAGTTGAACGAGCCATGGTCGCCGGTTTCGAGCACAGTATTAAACACATCGTTGTATTCGAGAATATGGCCGCCCCAGGTTCCGTCACCAATATTAATACCGGCACGGGGCACATCGTAAATGCTGTTGTGGCTAACTGTAATATCCATTGCCATTGAAATTTGCACGCCGGCAGTTTGTTTTTCAACCCGGCCAATACGGTGGATTAGATTATCTTCGGCAATACAATCTTTTGGATATAAATTATTTTTTGGCCCGGCCACAGTATCCATTTCTGCCAATTCAACAAACTGTCCGTACTGAAATGATGGTGAACGCACAGCAGATGCATCGCCGACAAAACAAATGGCACTTGCGCCACATTCGTGAATATGATTACCCGAAATTTGTATGTTTCGATTGTAACTGCTTACAAAAACAACGTTTCCACCAAGATTGGTAAACTCGCAGTTTTTTACTGAGCAATTCTCAGCTCCTTCAATAAAAAGTGCTGCACCACGGTAGATGGTCCAGTCGCTGCGCAGCAAAGGTTCGTAAGTTTCAAAAAGTGTTCGCTTTGTGTGTTCGAACCTAATCCCTTCAATGCTTATATCTTGAACCGGCGAT
It contains:
- a CDS encoding PDZ domain-containing protein, encoding MKNLFLILILLSNVVFQSCKVKTIEITVTETLEVENELSFKTINKAIEKAYQIKAENDNIEIVINILPGTYYLSSPILITPQLNGLKIIGVDKSLVSIKGSAPLNLNWENYNDNIFVSEVKSPSADGDLVVDQLIVNGKPQILARYPNYNEAGGFWQGYAADAISKERVAGWKNPEGAIFHVMHGGKWGGFHYKITGVDENGEAILEEGKQNNRPSRPHPEYRMVENVFEELDSPGEWYFDKEVGKIFYWPEAGIDISNAACEGVVLKNLIELKGSEESPVQDISIEGIRFEHTKRTLFETYEPLLRSDWTIYRGAALFIEGAENCSVKNCEFTNLGGNVVFVSSYNRNIQISGNHIHECGASAICFVGDASAVRSPSFQYGQFVELAEMDTVAGPKNNLYPKDCIAEDNLIHRIGRVEKQTAGVQISMAMDITVSHNSIYDVPRAGINIGDGTWGGHILEYNDVFNTVLETGDHGSFNSWGRDRFWHPRRNIMDSLTMANPQMPLWDAIHTTIIRNNRFRCDHGWDIDLDDGSTNYNIYNNLCLNGGIKLREGFYRVVENNIMVNNTLHPHVWFANCADVFVHNIVRDSYKDVNVLSWGKEMDYNLFPDEESLMKAQVYNIDANSSFGDPMFVNPEKLDFSVKENSPALKLGFKNFSMDEFGVASPDLKKLAKTPKVPVLKSAEELKENQSPVVSWLRNEIKSVDSKEEQSAYGLNTAEGVIILKMWNGSYAAQGDGLKNKDVVLAVEGEKVKNVKEFFGALKKYNYTENVKMLVMRNQSEQELTVRVK